Within Calonectris borealis chromosome Z, bCalBor7.hap1.2, whole genome shotgun sequence, the genomic segment TATGATTTAATGGCTGCAATATTAATGTTTAAAGTTAAGTCTCTAACAGAATCAAATCTTCCATATGGTATTTCAAACTCCCAAAtcacataaatacatacatgaaaaaaaacttaacaGCCTTGTCAAGACTTAACGTTTAAcagttcaaatatttaatttgtgaatTCTTAATAAATCTTCAATCTTAGCATCTTTCAACAGACTGTAAGTGTTTAACAAAATATTACAAAGCAACCCATCACCTCAGAAGACAGAAAAGTAAGGCTAATAGGTAAAAAGAGAGATACAGAAAGACATTACTAAATAATTTAGCAGAGCATTTATTAGTATCTTGTAACAAAAACATGTATAGCAGGAAGAACTTAAAACCTGCCAACAATGATAAATTAAGCATATGTTACTACTTTAgttgaaataaaatcaaagaaattaaattactagtTACCTAAGTATCTGTCCATTGATTCCACTTTTTGCTCTTGATGTTCAAATTCAGTTTTACTTGCCGAAGTCCTACGCACAGAATAATTGCTAGATCTCATTTGTACAACAGAGATATCTTGAATAGGATGAAGCATTTTAGACCCAAACCGAACTCTGCCTCTCTGTCTTTTACACTTACAGCTTTGCTTTCTGGCATGAATTTTCTCAACTGGTAAGTTATCTTCAGAGGATGAGAATTCATCTATATTCTGAGaatcactttccttttcttttctactgGGCTGCTTTGATTGTAGCAGAGATTTGGAGAGGCTACCTAGTCCATTGTTATGGGCACGtctttctttccatttaggaaaGCTGAAAGTTCTTAACTTTCTTGATTCAGAATTATGGGAAATTTCAATATCATCAGACTCATCACTTACATCGCTTGCCCCTTTCAAATCTCTTGTGCTGTTCTTGATGTCTTCAAAAGACATGACTTTGCTGAAACTTGACTCAGTACTATGGAATCCAAGTTGCCTACTGTCTCCCTTAAataccaacccacctttttctttttcacaatttTCAGATGCTGACCTGTAAATTTCAACTTTTTTAGTAAGCATTGGTTGCTGATATGTTGGAACTTGGGTAGGAAAGATGACATCATCATTCTCTTCAGAACTCCATTCAGTTTCAATGACTACATCAGTTTGCTTTGAAATGCATTGATCCTCACTTTctctgtccccttcctcctcagAGCCTGATAAAACAAGCCAGTCTGTACAACACATATTTTGTTTATCAGTTCCATCTGGTGACTGAACAGCTTTCCCATGCTCCAGAACATGCACACAGCTTTGACGTTTCTGAAAATCAGTATGCTTGCTATTTACATTTGTTCTTATAGTCTGATCATCAGAATTTGAATGATGAGAGTTACAATTATTATGCTCTTCTTTGGTAGTCTCAATTTCTCTCTGCAACAACTTAGAGAATCCACATTGCATTAAGGAAAGCTGTCCCTTTGTTACCATTAAATTATTTGCATTGCAAGGCTTTCTTCTGTCATATTTTTTCACAGAAGTTTCCAGAATATCATCATCACTGAAGTAATCACAAAAATCCGTTTCTTCTCTCTTTAATTGTGCTTGAATGCTTCCGGGATCTCTATCTTCTTTACAGTCTGGTTGTTCATactaaaaacaaaagtaatttacAGCAAaggtatttaaaacataaaaaaatatatggaaCACACCTAATTCCGAAGTAGTGTAAAAAAAGTGGATTTTCATTATGTTACTCAatcaaaaaatatacaaaatagtATTACAACACACAGATAAAAAGCAACTACAAAACAAATCATAAAGAGAAATTATATTAAAGTCTTTGGCAAAACAAAATTTTtagcaaaacaacaaataaaaatataaatttgggACTATACATGCTGCACACTGCTAAAACAACCTATGTCTTCACAATCCACACCCATATTTTTCTAGTTTATACTGATTTTGTTGCAACTTTTCATCTTTCAAAGGTAGTTTGAAAAGTGACTTCATGATTCAAACCTTAATAGTGTGTAatgacattcattaaaaaaaaaaatctgccagcGGTGGCAGATTCAACTTCCCTGTATATGGGAGCTAACACAGTTTATAAGAGCTATGAGTACATAACATTCGGTTCTTAAAATTAGTTGAGGCCTACTGTAATCAAACAAAAATTACCTCCAAGCAACCTTAAAACATTTTGAAGCTACAGAAGTCCAGAATACAACTCCAAAACTGTGCACTACTGAGATAAGAATTATGACAATATGTAACTGAAAAGTCAGAAGGGTAAATACTAAACTTTTGTACATGAAGAGaagtttgaaaattaatatattaatccTGATATCACCCTGCTTATCAAAAAGTATTTAACACAAGCTAAAAGAGTTACTGTTTGTCACCAAATCCACTGTGAGATCATGACCATACAGTGATGTATTAGCAATGTGAGGTTATGACCAATGTGATGGCATACTGATTCAAATTAATACTGACATTTACCCACAGAAATCTCCAAAAAGCATAAGAGACAGCAGCTAACTTCCAGTGCCGTTCAGTGTGATCTAATCTAACGATATTTTCATGCTTAGAGGTCATATTGTAGACCTAACTGTTTGTTTCCCAAATCATAGGAACACAGTGTTTACTcaaaaacattcacaaaaatgCTCCCATTAAACCCAGCCTttacggggggggagggggaggagaaatcTGGttccagaagaaaattattagacacactatttaaaaaaccaaaaaagtcagCATTGAACACACCACTGATTTGCTGGGAATCACTGTCTGATTATATCAACTAAATAGCCCATGTCTTCCACAGAGGTCCACAAAGCCTGAAGCAAGTTTTCAATCCTCTAAACCAATTGTATTCCTTTCCACAATTCCCTAACCAAAATCTTCTAAACAACAGTACGTTTTAGATTCTCAACTGACTTCTTGATCAAAAGGCTGTCATATCAGCCTGTCATGTCATATCATATGGCTGTCACTCTTTAAGACACTATAGAGCAATGCTTCAGTAAACAATATTGCTCTGTAATAATAGCATATTAGTAATACCTTCATTCAGACCGAGGATACCCAAGTCTCATAAAGGTCACAGAATACCCTATTACCAGATGTTCAGAATATACCACTTTAAATACAGACACCATGACATTACCTAATGCTTTACAATATGTAGAACCAAGGGCGAGCACACAATAAAAGATGGCAAGTGCAATCCAGGATAAAAGCATAATCAGCCTAACAACATACTGTCCACATTTGCCACTGTAGTATCGGGAACTAGAGGGACTGTCATGCTCTGGTGCATAGTCCACAAGGACACCTCACCTTTTCTGAGCTGCATGGAGGAGTCTCTTCCTTTAGCCATGTAGTTGCTGTCATGACTCCTGCTTCTACTCGCCCTTCCCTCTAAAACAATCAAGAATGTATAGAATAAAAACTGTATCTGTTCAAGTTAACAAAGgcaagcccaggaaaaaaaagtttttctttttttctactgagATATAAGCATCAGAAGTACAATCGAAGTCCAGACTAAGACTTACATTTTGGCACTTACTGCCCTTCGATCTAACCCATAACCTGCAGGAAAAGTAGCATACTGCATAAATGGGGAGGATCTTATGCATACActgttttaatgattttaaacatttttccaaagCAGAATACCTGCTACAATGTTTATATTATACACCatgttttaatttagatttagagAACTTTTGAGCTTAATATCCTCAAAGTACGTATTCTTACACTACATTACTCTTTTGGCTATGCTGCCTTTATACTGCTATATCACATTCCCCAGCCTCTTCCTAGTATAggcaaaatgacaaaataaagggAAGGACGGAAAGAGAAGAGCTAGAATAAAACTGCAATAAATTCCAAGACACAAGTTAGCTGCAACAGACATGCTGGATAGAAAAAGGTGTAATACTGCATATACTTAAAACCAGTGTGCATTATATGCTATGGAATTGTGCCAACTGTCTTTTTAGagtaattaagaaataaatcttaaaatatgAAGCCTTAATTATTTACTTCCACCTTGTAACATTTTTAAACCCAGcatgataaaatatattttattaaacagtttttgACATCTCAAAATGTATTATACAAAGGTTACTatgatcataaaaatattttttatgatgagaaTTCTGGCTTAAAAGGTCACTCTAAGCTATTGATGAATAAAAGGTATCTCTGCACAAAGTTGATAATATGTGAAAGTATCACAAAAATAAGTTATGAcatttttattaggaaaagaaatatacTAGCAAACTTTTGGAAATTATAATccaaactttttccatttttttgtttgatttaagGAAATTTATCTTGTCTATATCAGAGCGAGAAATTAGCATGCCTACTTCATTTAAGGCACTGCTTAGACAGGTACTGTTTAAGTTTCTCtcttttataaagtattttgtcATAATTTTGAATGGAAACATCtcatgaggaaaggaaaaatgtaaaacaaatatCCAGCAGTAAAGGGTAAGAATTCACACCTCCAGGATGTCTCTGGTAAGACAGGACCCATGCGTCCTAAGTTTGAAAAGGTTATGGATCCCAAAAAGCTCTCCTTGATGTTCCTTTGATCCTTGCACTGCCTCGAAATACCGCTTGGCATTTTCACTTCCAACCACCGCACAGtgaagttgctaaaacagaacAACACAAGAGATTTCAGAAGTGTTTGCTCCAACAACATGTCAGAATTTCCTGGCATCCACATTATATACACAGCTTTAGTTGGAGCAGGCAGAAATTCCTAAGGGaggatattttgttttaatttccctgGTAAATGTTAGTATAATAGATTGTGGTATAATATGAACCTGCTTGgttttactgaattaaaaaaaaaatatttcaagtctttTACTTCATTGCTGTCTAATATCAGACACTCACTATACACACTACTGATGCTTGTCTGTATCTTGACCTCTGTGAAGCATGACTCGCCCCTTTAGGATTTTAGTGAATATAGCTGGTCGTAATCTGCTACTGATCATTCCGTTAGCCTTTCAGAGATCTCTCTTACTGATACTTGCTCTTGAAATGAATCCTCAAAAGTACTTCACACAAGAGAAACTTTGGAACAGGACGCTATCTAAGCTTTTCCATGAATGTGGATACAAAGCATAAATGAAGCAGTTTTTTTGCAATGAACAATCCTTTAAACCTTGCTAAAGTAACGCCCATAGAGCAATACAATTCCTGCTCATGATGTGTTCGAAAACTAAATTATTGGCTTTTACATTTTTAGACCACTGCCCCTCAAAAGTAGTTTTGGACTTACTGTGTTTTATATTTAACTCACCTCATTAGTATATGATTTCAACTATTAACAATCTCTTCTTCATTCTGACCTTCTGACACAGTGTCTCTGAAAATTTCCCAATTACCTGTGAGCACGTCAGCCCATCCGCtactacttttaattttttcttaacaagttttgtcttgttttatttagataattttgtcaaaattaaacagagctctaatttttttttttggcttctacAAAACATTGAATTTAAGTGAGATAAAGTCACTGTTACACTTTTGAAAGTAATGTGTATAGCCTACTTTAAAATGTTACTGAGAGCAGCTCAAGATTTGATCTTCCAGCTGTGGGGTTTCTGACTATCTGCTCTGTGAAATCAGATGGGGTGTCCAATACTTGATCTTAGACCGTTATTCTTATTTGTCACTTGCTTAAATCTGTATGAGGATAACGACAACCTGTCTATTACTGCATTTCCCACTCATTCAGCCTCCAACCTCCTCCTTGTAAATAACCCAGCTACAAGAGGGTGCTTGTCACTTAAGACTCAACACCAAATTTTTCCTATTTACGGCCAAAAATTGAAATCATTAGGTTAATTCATCAAATTTCATAAAGCTTTCTTTAATACATGGTATCATTTGCTCACTGAGGTGACCTACTTTGCCTTTTCTATGCAATGCATTCTTCAGGACAACTGTCTCtcactgattttcttcctttcttcaagTTTCTAAACCTAAAATGTCACTATCTTAACTTAAAGCCAATCATCTTATTTCTCAACAAAAGTTGCAAGTTAAAACATGTTCATATTTCATCTAGTTTCTTATTATTCTGCAGCCTGCTCTTTGTTGTTCATGTTtgactttgcttattttttgttttaattctgatcTCATCAGGAAACAGTTGCTAGATTACGTGTTCCTCAAACCACACACTTTGTTTTTCCCACTCTTAGGTTTTTAAACTTAGCAATACAAGTAGAAAGATTTAGAGAGCGCAATTGTTTCAGGTTGAGTATTCTGGCAGACAACATCATTTCTTATCTTCATAATAGCAACAACTACAAGCTGTTTCCCCCTCCTTTTATAAGCAAGTTTCCAAAGGCAGAGAGTAGCAatgtcttcttgctttttttctataGCACCAGcaagatttttgctttctttctccaacctttcaaaagaaaaagctgcctGAATCAGATTGCTGCAGATACTAACTATATCTTTTGCAGATATAGTTTAtaagtttttaaatataatagTTCTCTTCTCTCTATAACCTGATTAATGTATATTGCATAACTTAACtcttaaaacttacagaaaaactTGAATACagatattctgttttcttctttgacaaATGCTAAATGATATATCTCTGCTTAATAAGTTAACGTAACAGTATATATTATAAACCCAAGATAAACTACAATTTTGCTATAGGCTAGTTTAGCTTTCAAGCAttgaaacagctaaaaagagCTCCCAATTTAAACAGTTTGTAAACTTTACCTGTTTATAAACTTGTCGCAAGTACATCATCTCCTCCACAGTTCCCAAGGATATCAATCTAAACACTTTAACATCTTTGTATTGGCCAATCCTGTAAGCTCTGCAAGGACAGTGACATATAAAAAAacgtatttttttaatcagtaaaaaaataaaagagcgCTCTTAAGagatagtaaaataaataaattttaaaagcattccaATAAAACAGGAGTACTCTAAATCATTTATgagttggttgggttttggtttttgttttggttgggttttttcccccacttttccAAATTTTCCTGAGTATTtaattcccttttcctttaaCCTTAGTTTTGCAACTTTCTTCCCAGGCAAAGGTTAAAAACAAGAACATCAAagctaaaaaaataattcagccgGACATTTCCTACTGTCTTGTGGACAAGTCAGACtatgtaaaaaatttcttcccttaGGAAAGTTTAGTTAGACAATTAAGATTATGGGATCAAAGCAAAAGAAGAGTACAAGATGGATCAAGATCTTATTTTGAGACTGTACCTGTCAATAGCTTGAAGATCATTTGCTGGGTTCCATGTAGGATCAAACAGTATAACAACATTGGCACCAACAAAATTAAGACCTAGTCCACCAGCcctaaaaacataaaaatgaaaaaatagaactATTTGAcagtaagaaaaacagaacaattttttttcactgtattagGGCCATATTAGCATAACCTtccccaacagaaaaaaagagcacaatAGAGATGCTGAAAATAGTGGGGTACAGCTTTGTGTTACTGTTGTGTTAATAAGCACCAAGTACTTAAATAACCACTGCTGTAAAATGCAGTCTCACCTAAGTAGCAAGAAGATTACAAATTGTATGACTAGCTGAGTCATAACCAACTGTTATCACCTTACTATAGTAAAAGCCCTGATTGCTACTTCATATCCACTAAGCCCTACACTGGCCAACTCCCCCAACAACTATACTGAAATTCATAACCACTTCTATGCCAGTTAACATTACAGGAGCAGGGGAACTATAGCTTAAATAAAAAGTTCGCATTAAATTTTACTTCCTCTAATCCCAGAACATAGTTTTGACAGTAATGCTATGCAGCTTCCACTAAAATGGTCACAGTCTAGGGTAAGTCATACCTATAAGAATTAACAACTGTCACAAGTATATTTGTACAGTATATAAGTCAACTGTTAAAAATATAGTTGGCCACACAGCTACATATCAGCAACATTCATACCTGtcattacaaggaaaaaatgtcaCTGTAAGAAAATTGTCTGCTGTGGGGTAAGGAGTCACAGGGGTACCAGTTACATCGTCTTAAACATTCAACAGCTGTACTGTGCTTTGGGTAAAGCCTGCAAGCCAGCAAAGAATTTGAATAGATGCTTAACCTGAGATAGCTAACTAATGCCCTTGCTGAATCTAACAAAACTGCTCAGTTACTTGGAGTTTGGCATGTGCATAGCTGGATGATTTGATAGGAACAAAAGTAAGGAAAATACCACTTCTCATCCAGTTGCAAAACAAGCAAATACTGAAAATTCTTTTCAACTGGCTCAACCAACATTCCTACAAAAAGAGACAGTTCCTATACAAGCACATGCCAAATACTATTATTAATTTAACTATTAAAGCAATTCTTTACATTGACATAGACAGCACTAATTTCaagggtgtttttttctgaaagaggtACCACAAAATTAGGTACCACAAAATTGAAAAAGTCAATCCTATTTAATTTACCAAGCACCTGATTTTAATAGATTACTTTATATTCTGCTTGTTTAAAGCAGTGGGAAAGGTAAAATTTCCAAGGATGTGAATAAATGGAGACAGAAACCAAAAGCTTATGGAGCCCCACCACCTTTTGGTCTTCATGGAATCCTTGTTAATGTAAATACAGTTGTGGCCTCTTCCTTCcaggtgtggtgtggtgtggtgttgGGTTAGTTAAATCTGGAAAAGGAGAGGATGTGGGAACCTGCCAATATTAACAGAGGTTTCCGGAGGATGAGCGCTCTCAAACTTTGAAATGCTGaataaaaatctttgtatttttcagaataCCTTACTGTATTTTGGAATTTTGGTGTATTTCTTCTCAGTGAGGACAGAATTCAGCCTCTCATCTTACCAAACCAACCCTGCAGTCAGACTGAAACATAAGTCAACAtgtttttccaaatgctttctCATAAAAAATTGCAGTATTTGGAACTGAATTATGAATTAAACCTCAGTGCAAAGCCTTACTGTCAGTAAAACAGACTGACTATGAAAATTAACTAAACAGGATACTTAGCTTTATAAAGATTTTacctttcaacattttttaagTATGCCACAAAAATTCAGATactccaaaacagaaaaagaatggctCCTATATTCTTCATGGACGGAACGATCACAGTAGTTTGTGCATTGTAAAGAGTATCttccattttaaataacattttaaccAGCGGTTAAAGTCATTATTGCAAGATGATCCATGCAAATTACTATAATACACCTCAAATGAAGACCCCTGTATAAAATGTCTCATAACAGTTCTGTTGCAAACAAGTTTTCGAAAGATCATCTTATTTAAAACTGTACACTGTGTTAAATAAATGGCTTGGTTTTATATCCTGTCACTGACAACTTAATACCACAATGTTCAGAAGTTACAAAACAATATCGCATTAGGGAAGTTTCCATGAAAGCTGTGACTACATAGTTCTATTTACCGAGGTAAGTTTTTTTATAGTTTGTAAGTTCTCTGTTTCAGGGAGATCTTGTAGCTGAGAGTTCTTTGAATGTGATTACATgcccattaaaaattatttacaacaTAGTTGTGAAGAATTCAAGTTAAATGAAGTCCTGAAAAAGTACAAAGTAATGGACAGCAGTCCAGTAATGGTCAGTAATTGAGAATGCTGCAGGTAGAATGGAAGTGCATAGTGTAACCTTTCACGATAAAAACTGCCCACAAATCTCTGTAACCATCATCTCTTCATCATCTAAGCACTTCTCTTTACATAGTAAAGAAAACTGAGAAGCAGAAATATACTTTCATTTATAATTACTCTGAAGGAATTAATCTAGAGAAAAACTAGCAAGGAAAACCTAGAGAATAGTGATTTAGCTTTAAAGGTGGGAACACTTGCAGGTCTTCTTTCTTCCAGAACACTGCAATGGAACAGGACTGCATAGACTTCAGTATTGTACATATGCAGTTCCCCTTCTTAAGGCTAAGCAGCATCAATAGAGTTGCAAGCTCTGACATTCTCCTATCTCATATCTCCTATGCAGCAACTCcagcaattattttaatgtttctaagCATGACCAAAaatccccttcctttcttccaaaTAATCATACATTTTCCCAGCAACACCAGCACAGGACTGAAGTATTCTGAAATAGACTTTACTTCATGAGCCTTAGAAGTTCCAACAGATGTATACCTATTTTTCCATAAAGCTCAAGGCTGAAATTCATAATCTATACCTACTGGTGTGATGGAATTTAAAAGCTCTGAAGAAACCAATCATATTTTCTCTCAACacccataaaatatatttatccatATAGCTATATCAGTCATAGATATACATAATAGCATTATGGATAGCTATATGACTATGTTTGATACTAACATTAACTGCAAGACTTGAGGTTAAGCTATATAGATATACgtagagagattttttttttccactttattgtTTAAGGCCCTATTTCTCAAAAAACTCACCAAACAATTAAAATCAGGATTTCCAAATTCCAGGCTACACATAGGCAATTCCAGGCAGAAACAGCATTTTGccggtattaaaaaaaaaaaaggaatataaaacagGAACATTGTAAACTTAAAAGTGAAGTCATCACCACTGTCTGCACTGTAACTCACTAATTTATAGATTGGAGCTTCCTGTTCCACTATGCCAGTGGAATAATGGCAGACTCACGATCACTATGTGGGGAATTCATCCTCTGCAGAACGCGTTTTTGCAGCCAAAAGACTGTGCAAATATTTTCAGCGAAAATCAACATTTGGCTCTTCGAGCAATGGGACTTTCAGAACACGTAAAAGTTGACTATACAAAACAGTCAGCCAAAAACTTTGCAAGGAAGTACGGACAGAAGAGTATGACCTAATTCTGTCAACTTACTGTGTGTTGAGAAATAAAGAATATACTGTGAAGTCCTAATGCCTGAAATCTGAATAAGAGGAAGGATGAATCTCTCGTAGAGTAGAACTGGGATAAATCACTTTCTGATTTCCAAAGGATTACAAAATTAAAGCTGCTTCCATTACTGTATATCAAGCAAGCAAAAAGATAACTTTTTGTTACCTGTGATAAACTACATAAAGAATTGcaccttctgtttttcttagtaAACACTGGTTATATTGACTGCAATTCCATCGATTGTTCCTTCCATTTACTCAGTAAGATAAGAAACACTAAGAACAACAGAATCAAGACTCTCGTCTCAAGCACCATCAGCAGGCATGGAAAGCTCACCAAAGTCCATCTCTGTTTACCTgaccttcacttttttttcctatgtaaattAATGGAAGAGAATTGAAAAGGTTATAATCATGCAACTAAACTAGACTGATAGAAGCACAAACTAGAGAGTCTTTCCTAATGCTACAGATGCAGTAATTCCCTGCTGTCTTCAGGGACAAAGAATAGGGACCCATGAAGGTATTGGGGAAGCTGATGGCCAGGTTCCACAGTTGACAGAGATTACAAACAAATGCGCATGACCAGCAAAACAAATCTCTTCACAACCCTGCCCACATGCACCAGTCAGTATCTGAAGACAGTTCTGACAGGCACTTGTAACAGTCTTTAAGATTACGTCTAACTTCTGATTAAAC encodes:
- the ERCC6L2 gene encoding DNA excision repair protein ERCC-6-like 2 isoform X10, with translation MEIQNRKIGSELAGGLGLNFVGANVVILFDPTWNPANDLQAIDRAYRIGQYKDVKVFRLISLGTVEEMMYLRQVYKQQLHCAVVGSENAKRYFEAVQGSKEHQGELFGIHNLFKLRTHGSCLTRDILEREGRVEAGVMTATTWLKEETPPCSSEKYEQPDCKEDRDPGSIQAQLKREETDFCDYFSDDDILETSVKKYDRRKPCNANNLMVTKGQLSLMQCGFSKLLQREIETTKEEHNNCNSHHSNSDDQTIRTNVNSKHTDFQKRQSCVHVLEHGKAVQSPDGTDKQNMCCTDWLVLSGSEEEGDRESEDQCISKQTDVVIETEWSSEENDDVIFPTQVPTYQQPMLTKKVEIYRSASENCEKEKGGLVFKGDSRQLGFHSTESSFSKVMSFEDIKNSTRDLKGASDVSDESDDIEISHNSESRKLRTFSFPKWKERRAHNNGLGSLSKSLLQSKQPSRKEKESDSQNIDEFSSSEDNLPVEKIHARKQSCKCKRQRGRVRFGSKMLHPIQDISVVQMRSSNYSVRRTSASKTEFEHQEQKVESMDRYLDGVQEVAYIHSNQNVVGSSKAENRLSRCAVRDVFELKQFSQLPANVAVCSAKKNEENPEDTAEKNIIKGGQEMLVNNKQHHLYVMHPVTQKNKKVHRVGSTTFLVGKTPKGIRRRQFEEMVSHFNMGSVEELAEHIAKATSETRQKMLKEFYVSKHPEMESFFPVEIPAQASHDYEDRELGTTRSRKRKSVPSFGRSKSRSSSAKGLLLRGTTETRSQQSRKGEVEQLHNDCYVQDMCVDAKYKQSPTVATQHIEKRNSQAFKDFMASGSLSSKSEVIEVLSVKSCEGQQDSKGTQLPRKRSLPQSENGERKAETCKKKSFADLLGDTSILNDLFRNDGNRPPESPRRFPSGQVEKSKERPKDFWDMLNEQNEESLKKLTDIAVIEKLCERAPHPPVTEEREVCENSLWKKNENFLWKKYSPDDSDEPSTATSCHVVN